A single region of the Salvia miltiorrhiza cultivar Shanhuang (shh) chromosome 8, IMPLAD_Smil_shh, whole genome shotgun sequence genome encodes:
- the LOC130999540 gene encoding galacturonosyltransferase 8-like produces the protein MASNSGRIQRNAGSDRGPGRAFRSSMLGLRYFAGFVTVAVSLLLTVSFMLTSSSSPADLGFGSSFSSYGSKSASLRRSILALKSDPLKPRLDQIHKQADDHRALALAYASYARKLKLENSKVVRIFADLSRNYTDLISKPVYRSLFDSDANSIDELVLRRFEKEVKERIKLTRQVIAEAKESFDNQLKIHKLKDTIFALNEQLTKAKKQGAFSSLIAAKSIPKSLHCLALRLMEERIAHHEKYTDEANPPKPEFDDPKLYHYAIFSDNVIAASVVVNSAVKNTKEPWKHVFHVVTDKMNLGAMQVMFKIKDYSGAHIEVKAVEDYKFLNSSYVPVLKQLESSKLQQFYFENKLENATKDTTNMKFRNPKYLSILNHLRFYLPEMYPKLHKILFLDDDIVVQRDLTGLWKIDMDGKVNGAVETCFGSFHRYAQYMNFSHPLIKAKFSPKACAWAYGMNFFDLDAWRREKCTEEYHYWQNLNENRTLWKLGTLPPGLITYYSTTKPLDKTWHVLGLGYNPSISVDEINNAAVIHFNGNMKPWLDIAITQFRPLWTKYVDYENEYVQACNFGL, from the exons ATGGCCTCCAATTCGGGCCGGATCCAACGGAATGCGGGTTCGGATCGGGGTCCCGGGCGCGCATTTCGAAGCTCTATGCTCGGGCTCAGATACTTCGCCGGTTTTGTGACCGTCGCGGTTTCGCTTCTCCTTACGGTGTCGTTTATGCTCACTTCCTCCTCCTCTCCCGCCGATCTCGGATTC GGTTCTTCGTTTAGTTCTTATGGATCCAAATCGGCATCTCTTCGGAGATCAATTTTGGCATTGAAATCGGATCCGTTGAAGCCGAGATTGGATCAGATCCATAAACAAGCAGATGATCACAGAGCTTTAGCATTAGCCTATGCCTCTTATGCACGCAAGCTGAAGCTTGAAAACTCGAAGGTGGTTAGGATTTTTGCTGATCTTTCACGGAATTATACTGATCTGATCTCGAAACCTGTGTACCGATCATTGTTTGATTCGGATGCAAATTCGATTGATGAATTGGTGTTGAGGCGATTTGAGAAGGAGGTGAAGGAGCGGATCAAGCTGACGAGGCAAGTTATTGCTGAGGCAAAAGAATCGTTTGATAATCAGTTGAAGATTCACAAGTTGAAAGATACCATCTTTGCTTTGAATGAACAGTTGACAAAAGCTAAAAAGCAAGGTGCCTTTTCAAGCTTGATTGCTGCCAAATCAATTCCCAAGAGCTTGCACTGCTTGGCTTTGAGGTTGATGGAAGAGAGAATTGCTCATCATGAGAAGTATACAGACGAGGCGAATCCTCCTAAGCCAGAGTTTGATGACCCAAAGCTTTACCATTATGCTATTTTCTCCGACAATGTGATTGCTGCTTCTGTTGTGGTAAACTCGGCTGTGAAAAACACGAAGGAACCATGGAAGCATGTTTTCCATGTGGTGACGGACAAAATGAATCTCGGGGCTATGCAGGTGATGTTTAAGATTAAGGACTACAGCGGTGCCCATATTGAGGTGAAGGCTGTGGAGGATTATAAATTTCTCAACTCTTCTTACGTGCCGGTGCTAAAACAGCTCGAGTCCTCTAAATTACAGCAGTTCTACTTCGAGAATAAGCTTGAGAATGCGACAAAGGATACAACCAATATGAAGTTCAGGAATCCGAAGTATCTATCCATCCTGAACCATCTTAGGTTCTATTTGCCGGAAATGTACCCAAAGCTACACAAGATTTTGTTCTTGGACGATGACATAGTCGTCCAAAGAGACTTAACTGGGCTCTGGAAGATTGATATGGACGGAAAGGTGAACGGTGCTGTGgagacgtgttttggatcattCCATCGCTATGCACAATACATGAACTTCTCCCACCCTCTGATCAAAGCCAAGTTTAGTCCCAAGGCATGCGCGTGGGCTTATGGTATGAACTTCTTCGACTTGGATGCTTGGAGGAGGGAGAAGTGCACTGAGGAATACCATTACTGGCAGAATCTG AATGAAAATCGAACATTGTGGAAACTAGGCACATTGCCTCCAGGTCTCATCACTTACTACTCAACCACAAAGCCACTTGACAAAACATGGCATGTTTTGGGTCTCGGATACAATCCCAGCATAAGCGTGGACGAGATCAACAATGCTGCAGTCATTCACTTCAATGGGAACATGAAGCCATGGCTTGACATCGCCATCACCCAATTCCGGCCTCTCTGGACCAAGTACGTCGACTATGAAAACGAGTACGTTCAAGCCTGCAATTTCGGTTTATGA